A region of Novipirellula aureliae DNA encodes the following proteins:
- a CDS encoding RNA polymerase sigma factor — MLIQQGSINHRASPIDDSGYHSVFISPSANPIQTMQTFPGDAKQSTPSSFATSASLLHRVQANDQTAWSRLVDLYGVMVYRWAVRGGLSHDDAADVMQDVFMAVAGAIRRFDLAAKGKFRAWLWTITRNKINDHFRRNVAREIARGGSTELNRMSQIPESWTDNLPDNWDENASPINRSEVDSLYRRAMQLIEGDFQPQTWRAFYLSVVEQKSTDEVARELNLSPNSVRQAKSRVLRRLRAELDVDR; from the coding sequence ATGTTGATCCAGCAAGGGTCAATCAACCACCGCGCTAGCCCCATCGATGATTCCGGTTATCATAGCGTCTTCATTTCTCCATCCGCGAACCCGATTCAAACGATGCAAACGTTTCCTGGCGACGCCAAGCAGTCGACGCCATCGTCCTTTGCGACGTCGGCATCTCTCCTTCATCGAGTCCAAGCGAACGACCAGACCGCTTGGTCTCGTTTGGTGGATTTATATGGTGTGATGGTGTACCGCTGGGCGGTTCGAGGTGGGCTATCGCACGATGATGCCGCCGATGTCATGCAGGACGTTTTCATGGCGGTTGCCGGCGCAATTCGCCGTTTTGATCTGGCGGCAAAGGGCAAGTTCCGCGCTTGGTTATGGACGATCACACGCAACAAGATCAATGATCATTTTCGTAGAAACGTGGCACGCGAGATCGCTCGGGGCGGTTCCACTGAACTGAACCGGATGAGCCAGATTCCCGAGAGTTGGACTGACAATTTGCCTGACAATTGGGATGAGAATGCTTCACCGATCAATCGAAGCGAAGTCGATTCGCTCTATCGACGAGCGATGCAATTGATCGAAGGCGATTTCCAACCGCAAACCTGGCGAGCATTCTATCTGTCCGTGGTTGAGCAGAAGTCGACCGACGAGGTTGCTCGCGAATTGAACTTGTCGCCCAATAGTGTTCGGCAAGCCAAGTCGAGGGTGCTGCGGCGGCTGCGTGCCGAGTTGGATGTGGATCGGTAA